The genomic window GTCAGATATATTTCGTTATCCAGTTAATGTACATCGATTCTGAAAATCTAACCGAGCATCAGCAAGCCTATTGGAAGCTGGTTCACCAGCTGCTTGACGCTATTCCGCGTTTAACCGGTCATATCGACGAAATTAACGAGCATATTCTAATCGGAAATTATTACCGGGCTCTAAAACTGGCCCGCCATTTAATAAACTATGAACAGGAGGTTCTAAAGCATGCAGACCCAGGCCCACTCACTGAAAGCATATGAAAGTGTCGGCAAAGCCACCCAATCCGGTCGCGAAATTGAAGCGGCCGTGCTCACCAAAGCCGCGATAAAACTCAAGGAGTGCCAGGATAATTGGAATGCCCCGGACCGAGATCTGAAATTGGATGAAGCCCTTAAATACAACCAGCGCATCTGGAGTATTTTCCAAAGCGAGCTGTCGCGCGACGATCACGAGATGCCCAAAAAATTGCGTCTCGATATTCTGCGCCTGGCGGCCTTTATCGATAAGCGTATTTTTGAAACCATGGCATTTCCGTCACCTGAAAAACTGAATATCGTCATCAATATCAACAATAATCTGGCTGCCGGGCTAAGAGGATCGCCTGAACAGGCACTTTAGCAATTCATTAAAATGACAAGATGAGCCGATCTCAAGCAGACATCTGATGGTTATCATCAAGAGCAAAAAAAGGCCTCTTTCTCAAGAGGCCGTTTTTAATTTTTTCTATCGCGTTTTTAGCTAACCTTATGAACTAGTCCGCAACAATTTCAATTTGCCGTGGAGCCCTTCCTTCCCTGAATATAGACCACATTTTTTGGTAAGCTGTCTCCAGATGACCGATAAACTCAGGCGTATCAAACAAGGGGGTTGTCAATCGGTTCGCTGACAATTGCATTTTGATGCTTTGACGTTCTGTATGCTGGGAGCCCAATCGAACGGCCAGTTGTTCGTAAGCGTCTAAATCGTCCACGACCAAATCAGATAGTCCGACGGCACCCAGCAAACTGGCTGAAACTCGCGTTGCAAATTGATCCCCCATCAGGGTAATTACCGGTACACCAGCCCACAATGAATCGCTGGTGGTTGTGTGTCCGTTGACAATTCGGGTGTCCAGTGTCAGATCGGACAACTGCAGCCGCGCCAGATGCTCGGCTTTGGGCAATTTTTCGCCAAATACCAGCCGACATGGATCAACGCCTCTGATGCAGGCTTGATGTTGGAGATTATGTGTCGTTGTTTCACCGCCTTTAAACAGCCACAAGACACTGTCTGGAACTTGTTTCAATATGCGCATCCAGCAATCAAACATCAGCGGATCTATTTTATACGGCAAATTAAATGAACTGAACACACACCCTGTCTCCGGCAGCCCCAATTCTTTTTTTGTCCAGATGCGGGCAGCAATTTTTTGATGGTGATCATTGACCTGATAGCTGGAAGGCATAAAAACAAGGCATTCGCTATAAAAAGATGACTGTTCAATCGGCGTGACGATTCTGTCGCTGATCAGATAATCAATGAAATCGGCACCGGTCGTGCCCGGATACCCCAAATAGTGAACTTGAACCGGCGCCGGGCGATGCGCCAGTATGCCCAGCCGGGCCCCTTTTGTATGCCCTTTTAGGTCGACTAAAATATCGACGCCGTCGTCGTAAATCCGACTAGCCGCATCAATATGAGACCACATGTGGATGTCCACAAATTGATCACTTTGTTCACATATTTGTTTTCGATAAACACTGTGATCGTTCGGACCATATGAGTATGTACAAATGTTAAATTTGTCTCGGTCATGAAGACCGAAAAGACTGCGCATCAAATGGGCGGTGGCATGATCATGAAAATCACCGGAAAGATAGCCCACCGTCAGTTTGCCGGTTTTTTGTCGTCGGGATTCAAATGAAAACCCTAATGTTGAATTTGGAAGGGGCTGTGCGCATTTTCGGCACCACAGTCGGGCATTGTCCAGCTGCTGCAGCGGATCTGATTGCCGTGCCATCTGAAGAAAGGGTGGCTCAGCCAGCATGAGGTGATCACGAGTGTCTTGGCGCCTTAACCGGTCGAATCTTTGCAAATAGATCTGCAGCTGTTGCCAATCACAGGCATACTGCAACTCATACATCAGATAACTGTATGCCTCAGTGTAGGCCTGGTTAATCTCAATCGCTTTTTTAAAGCAATCAATGGCCGCGTCTCGCTTTCCCATTTCAGCCAGTGTTAGCCCCATATAATTGTGAGCTTCTGCAAATTCCGGGTGTATGCGGGTGGCTTCGTGAAAATGATCGACGGCTTCGGCCGGGCGATCTAATTCAGCCAGGCATATCCCTAAATTTAAATGCGCTTCGGCATACTGGGGGTGAGCCTGCAGCGATTTTTGATAGCAGGCAATTGCCTCAGGATAATAGCCTTGATCTTTAAGCGCATTGCCCAAATTATTTTGAGCGGCATAAAGACCGGGTTTCAGCTTAACGGCCATTTGGTAATGCGAAAATGCCTGCTCATATAGGCCCTGGCGCTTAACAAGATTGCCTAGATTATTATAGGCCTCGGCCCATTGAGGATGGATACGCAAACATTGGTTTAGACAATCAATGGCATCATCATAGCACCCTTGCTTTTCCAACACGTTGGCTAAGTTATAGTGGGCCTCTAAAAAATTTGGATTGATGCGCAATGCCTGCCGATAGCAGGTTATGGCGTCATTGAATCGCTGCTGCTCTTTGAGGGTGTTGCCCAGATTGTAATGGGCTTCGACACTGTCAGGCTTTAAAGTGATCGCCTGGCGATAGGCGGTTTCCGCACGCTCAAACTCGGCTAATTGATGCAAGGCGATACCCAAGTTAATATGGATTTCAACCAAATCCGGCTTGAACTGCAGCGCTTTATAATAGCTGTCAATCGCCCTCTGGTAGTGGCCGCTGTCGCGCAAAGCATTGCCCAGGTTGGCGTGATAAATAGGCTGATGAGGAATAACGTCGATAGCACGGCTAATTAAATCAATAGCGGTTGTATTATCTTGCCGTTGATGGCAGATCACACCAAGCAGATGCAACGCGTCCGCATGTCCGGGTTTGGCATGCAGAATCTTGCGGTAATCGTTTTCGGCCTGCTCTAATTCACCATGCTGATGAAGTTTTAAACCGCGTTGCAGTATGGCGGACAGATCTATGGCGTCGATCTCCGTTGAAGACATGAGCTTGGAATTCAATTCAAAGGCTTTCTCAGGCATTCCTTTAGTATAAGCGTGCCTAATAATATGATTAATGCGATAAGTTATCAAACGTATCCGGCTGATGGTGCGCCAAATCGGATGATGGGATCTCAGACATGTTGCGGTTCTTATCGTTTAGTTTAATGCACTCGGTGAACAGCTCTATAATCTCCTTATTAACAATATCGCATTCAATTGCCGCCCCGAGCACGAGCAATGCATAGTGTATCTGGTGGGCTGCGATCAGGCTCTGGCCGAGTTCCAGAGAAGGCATTTCCAGAAATTTGCCCATGGACGTATTTTTCTGCTGTTTTAGACCCTCAAGACCTTTTTGTTTTTGATCCGCGCAACAATATGCGGCACTTAAAATAAACCGTGCCGGTGGGTAATCTGGAAACCCGCGCAATAGATTCTCAAGCGTTTTGACAGCGGCTGGTGCATTTCCGCAGTGCAATTCAGCCACTGCGTAGTTATATTGGGCCTCTTTCAGCTCTGGATCATACTTGAGTGCTTTTTGGGCCACATCCATAGCAGCTTCAAAATCTTCGAGTCGACTGTAAACCGTGCCCATATTCACATAAGCGATAGCGGCCAGCTCGGGAAACGGATTTACCGTCAGCAGTCGTTGCCACAAATCCAGCGCTTCCTGGTTACGCTCCAAAATGGTGGCTTGAATCGCCAGCTCCCGCAATGCGTTGACGTCTTCACCCGTCTCAGAGAGCTTTTTTTGACCGATTTCAAAATATATTTCGCCTTTGCGATCCAGTTTGGCTTTATCCAGCCGCCCGTAATGGTGTATCGGAATACCACAATCTTTGATTTTAATGTTTTTTCGATGTAATACCGGATCGACCAGTTCATGTACCGCCCCTTCAAAGCTGATTTGATCTTTGCCATAAAACAGCCGCACCTTTTCACTGGGCAACCAGCCAATGGCAGCTTCTTCTGCCGGGTATTGCCCGTCATTGGGTACCCAGCCGACAAAGTTGGCCAGTGGGTTATAATTACGGGTGGTGATGTTATAAGCAACCGGCGAATTGGGTTTTTGGGCAACAATTTCATTGAAGCGGTCATAATCCAGCGAGGAAATCACTTCATCTCCGTCAAGGATTAAAATCCAATCACCCGAGGCTTGGGAAATCGAAAAATTTCGTGCGGCGGCAAAATCATTTCTCCATTGGTAATCATAAACTTTAGCGCCAAAGGCAATCGCTAAGTCTCTCGACTGGTCCGTAGAGCCCGTATCCACCACAATCATCTCGTCGACAAGGGGTTTAACACTGTGAAGACATCTGGCCAAATACTTTTCTTCATCCTTGACAATCATACATACCGAAACTGGAACCTTTTGCGTGGATTTCTGGATGGTCATGGGCCCCAGTTTTTTTCTGATTTTCAGCGCGGCTGCTAAAATGCCGTCAGCCATACCAAATTTGATAATGGCACTCTCAATCTCAGACATGGCCATTTCATATTTACCCTGCTGGATCAGAAAATCGATCAGCATATATTTGATTTTCTGGTTGTGCGGATAAAGGGCAGCTGCTTCGCGCACAATTGTTTCTGCTCTCTCATAGCTTCCGATTTCGGCAACCAGGCTATGATAATTTGCTGCAATGTCAAGGTCTGTGGGTGCCAGTCGAAAACCTTTCTCAAAAGACGCCAGCGCGTCCTTCTGCCGTTCGGCTTCCAATTGAAGCGTCCCTAAATTCGAATAGGGTTCACCGTAACCGGGATCTGCCTTAACCGCTGCCTGGAAGTGCTTTTCAGCTAGATCGCGATCACCGTTGTGATACGCCAGAATACCCCTTAGGTTTAACCCGGATGCATGTTTGGGATTTAGGGCCAGCAATTGATCGAGGCAGATCTGCGCCGCATTATAATTTGACAGTCCGACTTCAGCATATCCCAGTAATTCAAGCTTTTGCAGATCAGCATGTCCGTTGCTTGGGGGTATTTCATTTAAGGCATCCTTGGCATCTTGAAAACGTTTGGCTGCGATAAGAACTTTTGCCAAAGCGACGTATAAGCGTTTTTCTTCCGGCTGGGTACCGATAGCAGCCAGTAAGGCATCAACCGCTTGATTAACCTGACCTTTCTGACTGATTTCTTTTGCTCCCGTCAACAGCTCGATCGTCTTAAAGGCATTGACATCAGGGTTTTGGATGTCATTCCATTTTTCTCTGTATTTTTTGAGATCTTCGCTAGCGGCCGAAAGTTTCGCACCGCTATTCTTATTGGCTTTATGTCGATCGTAATGGTAGACATACGTATCGGCGGCCACCCAATTCTGATAACCGGCTGCTGCCACACGCTTGCAAAAATCTTCAACAGCCAGCTCGGCCGAAATAAACTTTTCGTCAAAAGATCCGATTTTGACGATTAGCCCATGCCGAAAACCCAGACAGACATCCGATAGTTTAGACGTCCTTACCCTTCTGTGCTGGTTTTGATCAAAAAACGCGGCGGCGTCAGTTTCAAAATCGGTCCGATCAAATTCTTCGGCTTGCAAAACCTGCTGGATCCCTGTCGTTCTATTAACCATTGGACCAATGATACCGGTATTCGGTTCAGATTTGATACCCGTCAAAAATGCGTCAAGCCAGGCGTCCGGCAACACCACGTCATTGTGCATCAGAACAATAAGACTACCAATGGCCTTTGTGAGGGCTCGATTGATGCATGCGGCCCACCCAGCTTTTGGGCTGCAATCGATAAGATGCACATGGTCATTGTTCTCCACAAGTTTTTGCGCCCATTTGCGCATGCCTTTCGTGGTCTCACCATCGATAAGCAGCATTTCATAGGGTTTGGTCGTATGCAATTGAATGCTTTTCACACACTCTTTAATGCGGTTTTGGATACCATCTAGGCTAACCACAATCGAAACAGTGGTTTCGTATTCTGCGTCTAATTTTTCTGATGCTTCCATAATAGGACGAAAGGTGCCGTTTTCAGCGTCTGGATAGCTGT from Desulfobacterales bacterium includes these protein-coding regions:
- a CDS encoding flagellar biosynthesis repressor FlbT, with translation MALKITLKPNEKMIIGGAVLTNGNSKNTDLIIENSVPVLRQKDILCQEDATSYCRQIYFVIQLMYIDSENLTEHQQAYWKLVHQLLDAIPRLTGHIDEINEHILIGNYYRALKLARHLINYEQEVLKHADPGPLTESI
- the flaF gene encoding flagellar biosynthesis regulator FlaF codes for the protein MQTQAHSLKAYESVGKATQSGREIEAAVLTKAAIKLKECQDNWNAPDRDLKLDEALKYNQRIWSIFQSELSRDDHEMPKKLRLDILRLAAFIDKRIFETMAFPSPEKLNIVININNNLAAGLRGSPEQAL
- a CDS encoding tetratricopeptide repeat protein gives rise to the protein MPEKAFELNSKLMSSTEIDAIDLSAILQRGLKLHQHGELEQAENDYRKILHAKPGHADALHLLGVICHQRQDNTTAIDLISRAIDVIPHQPIYHANLGNALRDSGHYQRAIDSYYKALQFKPDLVEIHINLGIALHQLAEFERAETAYRQAITLKPDSVEAHYNLGNTLKEQQRFNDAITCYRQALRINPNFLEAHYNLANVLEKQGCYDDAIDCLNQCLRIHPQWAEAYNNLGNLVKRQGLYEQAFSHYQMAVKLKPGLYAAQNNLGNALKDQGYYPEAIACYQKSLQAHPQYAEAHLNLGICLAELDRPAEAVDHFHEATRIHPEFAEAHNYMGLTLAEMGKRDAAIDCFKKAIEINQAYTEAYSYLMYELQYACDWQQLQIYLQRFDRLRRQDTRDHLMLAEPPFLQMARQSDPLQQLDNARLWCRKCAQPLPNSTLGFSFESRRQKTGKLTVGYLSGDFHDHATAHLMRSLFGLHDRDKFNICTYSYGPNDHSVYRKQICEQSDQFVDIHMWSHIDAASRIYDDGVDILVDLKGHTKGARLGILAHRPAPVQVHYLGYPGTTGADFIDYLISDRIVTPIEQSSFYSECLVFMPSSYQVNDHHQKIAARIWTKKELGLPETGCVFSSFNLPYKIDPLMFDCWMRILKQVPDSVLWLFKGGETTTHNLQHQACIRGVDPCRLVFGEKLPKAEHLARLQLSDLTLDTRIVNGHTTTSDSLWAGVPVITLMGDQFATRVSASLLGAVGLSDLVVDDLDAYEQLAVRLGSQHTERQSIKMQLSANRLTTPLFDTPEFIGHLETAYQKMWSIFREGRAPRQIEIVAD